The following are encoded in a window of Pedobacter cryoconitis genomic DNA:
- a CDS encoding ORF6N domain-containing protein: MSEHKPITISDELIINKIYLIRGQKIMIDRDLAEMYGVETRVLNQAIKRNEKRFPADFMFQLSAVELSDWKSQNVISNKEKMGLRKLPYAFTEQGVAMLSSVLNSETAIEVNIQIIRIFTRVRQLLTDHTELRLEVEKIKKKLDNQDKNMEVVFQYLDELLEKKDDPNTDRTIIGYQIGSGQP, from the coding sequence ATGAGTGAACATAAACCCATAACCATATCTGATGAGCTAATCATCAATAAAATCTATCTGATAAGAGGTCAGAAAATAATGATAGATCGTGATCTTGCTGAAATGTACGGGGTAGAAACCCGTGTATTGAATCAGGCTATCAAGCGGAATGAAAAACGCTTTCCCGCTGACTTCATGTTTCAGCTGAGCGCAGTAGAGTTGTCAGATTGGAAATCACAAAATGTGATATCCAATAAAGAGAAAATGGGCTTACGGAAGCTTCCTTATGCTTTCACTGAACAGGGGGTGGCGATGTTATCGAGTGTGCTTAACAGTGAAACGGCTATAGAGGTAAATATACAGATCATCAGGATATTCACCCGGGTCAGGCAATTGTTAACTGATCATACAGAACTACGCCTGGAGGTAGAAAAGATCAAGAAAAAGTTAGACAATCAGGACAAGAATATGGAAGTTGTATTCCAGTATCTGGATGAATTACTGGAAAAGAAAGATGATCCCAATACTGATAGAACCATTATTGGTTATCAAATTGGATCAGGCCAGCCGTAG
- a CDS encoding helix-turn-helix domain-containing protein gives MLDIGSKIMELRKRKAWLQGDLAKAVEASRDIIGKYKRNENSPSVEMALKQARVFDISVDYLLGEGKHAAYDKDTLKRLEDIQVLDQDTRLILFNIIDTFLRNAKARKAYGQ, from the coding sequence ATGCTCGACATTGGAAGCAAGATTATGGAACTCAGGAAGCGAAAAGCATGGTTACAGGGAGACCTGGCCAAAGCCGTAGAAGCTTCAAGGGATATTATTGGAAAGTATAAACGCAATGAAAACAGCCCCTCTGTAGAGATGGCCTTAAAGCAGGCCAGGGTGTTTGATATTTCTGTAGATTATCTGCTGGGAGAAGGAAAGCATGCTGCTTATGACAAAGACACACTTAAGCGATTAGAAGATATACAGGTCTTAGACCAGGATACCAGGCTCATTCTATTTAACATCATAGATACCTTTCTAAGGAACGCTAAAGCCAGAAAAGCTTACGGACAGTAA
- a CDS encoding DUF6984 family protein, which produces MIVRKLKDEEIALITWMIKDTIEGQDIINKLSDVNVKEMNDGGMGSLKVIVEGKDDRAYSRVLAEADFSDVDQVPVFISVILDSNGKLFELEVFKGDFSPLKRFPLVPQ; this is translated from the coding sequence ATGATAGTAAGAAAGTTAAAAGATGAAGAGATTGCTTTAATAACCTGGATGATAAAGGATACTATCGAGGGGCAAGATATAATTAATAAGTTAAGTGATGTTAATGTTAAGGAAATGAATGATGGGGGAATGGGTAGTCTAAAAGTTATCGTTGAAGGAAAAGATGATAGGGCTTATTCAAGAGTTTTAGCTGAAGCTGACTTTTCTGATGTTGATCAGGTTCCAGTCTTTATATCTGTGATTTTAGATTCCAACGGAAAGTTATTTGAGTTAGAAGTATTTAAAGGTGACTTTTCTCCTTTAAAGAGGTTTCCTTTGGTGCCACAGTAA
- a CDS encoding RHS repeat domain-containing protein gives MKELSNGEQKTIYTYNERGWLKSSTSDQFSQQLRYEEGTNPQFNGNISDQLWGSGKTLNDKFVYVYDKLNRLESGIGGGMSEVITYDLMGNIKSLKRDDVTRSYSYSGNQLSQITGGNEISAYSYDENGNATVDGKNGQTITYNDLNLPAKITGLKLFYLYDAAGNKLKKTSSDVVIDYVGGIQYRDGNIEFINTEVGVARKIGSSYSYEYNLTDHLGNVRYSFHKNPATNKMERLQSDDYYPFGLRKSSGSPVSLDNKYLYNGKELQDELGQYDYGARFYDPVIGRFSTIDPLSEDGRRYAPYVYGNNNPIRFIDPDGMFSTDVTENDDGTYKVVGGNVNDGDKNIYVVGTDGKRTGETIGESLTMESFYYSETNEWKGTIDPTDGSGLKFINNDIIGNKSLGIISYMWNGVGGGDYDFKRLGPNRGKDEQNNSDYFYRGMPFGHKKDGEKVYASARDIGNYAAGYIAGREGLSWGESRMGFDALQSIQERGFSSESSSTQLSQKAGWNKGIGYFNSFIKRYKK, from the coding sequence ATGAAAGAACTAAGCAATGGCGAACAAAAGACTATTTATACTTATAATGAACGTGGATGGCTGAAAAGTAGTACTTCTGATCAATTCAGTCAACAATTACGTTATGAGGAGGGGACGAACCCGCAGTTCAATGGAAATATTTCAGATCAGCTATGGGGATCTGGAAAAACGCTGAATGACAAATTTGTATATGTTTACGATAAGTTGAATAGGTTAGAAAGCGGCATTGGTGGTGGAATGAGTGAAGTCATTACATATGATCTGATGGGTAACATTAAGAGTTTAAAACGTGATGATGTTACACGGTCTTATTCTTACAGTGGTAACCAGTTGAGCCAGATAACAGGGGGAAATGAAATAAGTGCTTATTCTTATGACGAAAATGGGAATGCTACTGTTGATGGAAAGAATGGACAGACAATCACGTATAATGATTTGAACCTTCCTGCTAAAATAACGGGTTTGAAACTTTTTTACTTATATGATGCTGCCGGAAATAAGTTAAAGAAGACTAGTAGTGATGTAGTTATAGATTATGTTGGAGGAATTCAATACAGGGATGGCAATATTGAATTTATAAATACAGAAGTTGGTGTTGCCAGAAAAATTGGCTCAAGCTATAGTTATGAATATAATTTGACAGATCATTTAGGAAATGTACGCTACAGCTTTCATAAAAATCCCGCTACAAATAAAATGGAAAGATTGCAGAGTGATGATTATTATCCGTTTGGATTACGCAAATCATCAGGATCTCCAGTATCTTTAGATAATAAGTATTTGTATAATGGTAAGGAATTGCAAGATGAGTTAGGTCAGTATGATTACGGGGCTCGTTTCTATGACCCGGTGATTGGGCGTTTCAGTACGATAGACCCACTTTCTGAAGATGGCAGAAGATATGCGCCTTATGTCTATGGGAATAATAACCCAATCCGATTCATTGATCCTGATGGAATGTTTTCTACAGACGTAACTGAAAATGATGATGGAACTTATAAGGTAGTTGGAGGAAATGTAAATGATGGAGACAAAAATATTTATGTAGTTGGTACCGATGGTAAACGTACTGGTGAAACGATAGGTGAGTCATTAACTATGGAGTCATTTTATTATAGTGAAACTAATGAATGGAAGGGGACTATTGATCCTACAGATGGAAGCGGATTAAAGTTTATTAATAATGACATTATTGGAAATAAAAGTTTAGGTATAATTAGTTATATGTGGAATGGGGTTGGTGGTGGAGATTATGATTTTAAAAGGCTTGGGCCAAATAGAGGAAAAGACGAGCAAAATAATTCAGACTATTTTTATCGCGGAATGCCTTTTGGCCATAAAAAGGACGGTGAGAAAGTTTATGCTTCAGCAAGAGATATAGGGAATTATGCGGCAGGATATATAGCCGGAAGAGAAGGGCTTAGCTGGGGTGAATCGCGGATGGGTTTTGACGCTCTTCAAAGTATTCAGGAACGTGGTTTTTCTAGTGAAAGTTCATCCACACAACTCTCACAGAAAGCTGGATGGAACAAGGGAATAGGTTATTTTAATTCTTTTATAAAGAGGTATAAAAAATGA